The sequence AAGAAGATAATTTAGGTCAATATATAAGCATTGACTTATCAGAAGGAAAAAGGGGCCAATGTTATGATAGTTTTCATGAAACACATGGATTAGTTGGAAATTCGCCAATAATAGCAAAGAGCTTTTCTGATTTGTTAAGATTGCTTTATCAAAATAAGGGACAGTACTGGTATTGGTTAGAGGAGGGATTTGAAAAACTAGGAGATGCTTATGATGAAAATTAAATTAAGATTGTATACCTCTGCCAACAATTAAGGATTCGTGTGGCCGGAACGGCCCAACATGAATCCTATGTTGACTGAACCTGCTCGAGGATGTTATTATGGGGATTAGGTAGGGTTTGCGAGGAGTGTATTGAGAAGGTAGTAAACCTCCTTTTTTGTTTCCGAGTTAGTGGAGCGCCATCTCTATCGGCCAAACTAGAAAATCGACTATCCAAAGTCAGGAAAAAGCAGCACTTTATACCGGATAGGGCATAGCTCTCCCATTACGCCCTAGAATGGAGTTTTTTTACTGACTGCTCTTCTGGTTTGCGATCCGTTCCAGCCATATTTTTGGAGGCGCTCTGCCATAGAACATGCTCACCGTTTGCAGTGTACCGTTGCCACAGGCACAGCACTTACGGTGAGATACCAATTCCTTCTGATCATCAGGAGCAACGCTTAGACCAAGCATCTGCTGGAGACTAGATAGCTTTTCAGGTTTCCAACTACTGGATAGGAAGCCGTAGTGCCTGATTCTCACAAAGCCTCTGGGCAGGATATGCTGGCTGAACCTTCTGATGAACTCTTTGTCAGTAAGGCTCATCTGCATTTTCTGCGCTCCTTTCCGGTAGTCCTTATAGCTGAAAGTAACCTGGCCGTTATCCAGGCCGATAAGTCTATGATTGCTAATGGCGATCTTATGAGTGTAGCGCCCCAGATATTCTACCACGGCTTTAGGATGTTGGAAAGGGCGCTTAGCATACACCACCCACTCTTTTTTAAATAAATTGGCAAAGAAGGTCTTTTCCTGCTTTGGAAACTCTCTTCTCAAGCCAGCCACGAACCTGGCCCGGAAGACCTTGCTCATAGCCTTCACTGGGAAAAGGAACTTACCTTTATTCCGAGCAGGTTTCCATTTACCTTGCTTGGTCACGCCACCTCCAGGAACGATGCAATGTAAGTGCGGGTGAAGAGAGAGGTTCTGGCCCCAGGTGTGGAGTACAGCAATCATAGCTGGCTTGGCCCCCAGGTGCTTGGCATCTTTGGCAAAGCTTTGCATCACTGACCAGGCTGTACTGAACAGCAAAGCATATACCTTGGCAGGAGCATACAGACACAGAGGATTGACCTGTTCAGGCAGGGTAAAGACCAGATGGAAGTAAGGCACAGGCAGAAGCTCGGATTCTCTAGCCTGTATCCATGCTTCTCTCTGTTCCCCCTGGCATTTAGGGCAATGCCTGTTTCTGCAACTGTTGTAGCTGATAGACAGATTGCCACAGCTATCGCACTGATCTATATGTCCTCCAAGATCAGCAGTCCTACATTTTCTTAGGGCATGCAGTGTGTCCTTACCTGCCAACTGTTACTACAGTAGCTACCGAGCCGATGCCTGTTCCTGTTCAGCACATCGGCTACTTCATGCCTGGGACGCACTACTTATCCGGATAAAGCGTATCCATAGGACTGAATGGCTTTCGCCTTCCCATTTGAGAGACGTGCAGGTATATCAATGTCGTCTCTATGTGTGCATGTCCCAGTAGTTCTTTGATGCTCAGGATGTCTAATCCGTCTTCAAGTAGGTGTGTGGCATAAGTATGCCGAAGCATATGGGTGGTGACTTCTTTTGCCAATCCAGCTTTTTTACGGGCATGGCTTACTACCCACCATATTCCTTTCTGGGAAAGGGGCATTTTCTGACCGTCTTCTTCTTTACCGTTGAAGAGCCACTGATGAGGATTCTCATTTTTGAGATAAATCTGCAGTCCTCTGGCCAGGTGCTTACTCAAAGGCAGGTAGCGATCCTTGCGCCCTTTCCCACGTCTGACATGTACTGCCAGCCGATCAAAGTCTACATCTTTGATATGGAGTCCACAAAGCTCAAAGCAGCGTAGCCCACAACTGTAAAGCATACCGATGATGAGCCGGTGGCGCATCAGGTTGGGTGCCAGTAGCAACCTTCGCATCTCCTCCTTACTCAGGATGACCGGTAAATCTTTAGGTTGTTCAATGGAAGGAAGTACAACACGCTTTTCTTTGAGACCTTCCATCCGGTAAACATACCTCAGGCCATAGACGGTATGCTTAAAAAAACTCTCAGATGGTGTTTTCTTCTGCTGTTTAAGGTAATGCAAATAGTCTAACACTTGTTCTTCATCCAGCAGAACTGGATTAGTGTTGTAATACTGGGCCATCTGGGCCAGACAACGCGAGTAATTTGTCAATGTACTCTGGCTGTAGCCAGCAACTGAGAGACTTCTTTCTAGTTTCTGATAGAATGGGAGAAAATCAGGAACCTCACGGCATGTTCAATTCCATTGCGGCTTTCTACAAGGGTTTCACCCTTGGCGCGATGTGTTTTTTTTCATGATATAAATGGTTTAAATTACCTTCATCAAGATAAGAATATCATGAAAAACCCTGCTGCTAAAGGCTACCGTAGGTTTAGTTCAACAAATTGCAGTAGCTAGCCCTGTCTGAAAAGCATTCGGAAGCTAATTGCTCCAAGCACGAAAATTGATAGTTTGAAAAATAAACGCCAACAAGACGGGCCAGCTACTCGCACCGGCCGTTAGGTCTTATTTAATGAAGGTATTAAAATACATACTGTTTTTTATAACAACTACAGCCTCTGGTCAGGATAGATTTCCCTTTGTAATGGATACTATAAAAGCAAATGGTGTAATAAGTTCTCACCAAATGCTTGAAGGAGGTTTTGAGTTGATAGGTTTTTCAACTGACAACAAAATTTTTGATCTAAGCAAGTTAGATGATCTCTATAACCTGCATCTTCATAAATATATTTTGCTTAGAGAAAGTATAAAAAAATCAGAAGAGGGGTATATGGAAATTGAAGAATCAGAATTTGAAATTCCACCGAGTGAGCAACCACCTCCACCACCTCCAATTACTGATCCCACAAAAGATTTTGAGTTAGGCCAGTCTCTTCAGGTAAAAGTAGATACCTCTCAGATTGTTGCTATGCCAGAATATATTGATAATTCTGAAGTCAGGCTCAATGTGTATGATGGTAGTATTAGGGAAATTTATGAATCTGAAATTAGTTTCCTAAGTAAATATTATAAGCAAACAAGTGATAAGTATGAGGCATATCCGCTGCAAGTAATCAATCTCACAGATTCTATAGTGGAGATTGAAACAAAAGAGGGATGGATTTATATGATTCAGGAGGCTATCGACAGTCTTGGTAACTGGAAACCCATCGAATATATTGACTACAGAGCAATTTGTGGGAATAGTTATTCTCAAAAGTCGTTGTTACCTGATGAATATCTAATTTCAATGATATATAAATACAGTGGTAGTTATGCCACTAAACTGAGAGTGAAATTTGCCACTAACAAAAGCATCTATTACTCAAATGAGTTTGATGGAAAAATAAACTATAGTCAGTTTGAAGTACCTGATTTTATAAGATATGAGGGTCATGAAACTCAAAATGATCGGTTTTTGAAAAATTAAGAACAAGACCTAACAAAGGCATAGCCGCTAAGCTTTGGCCGATGGCCTTGCCAGCGGCTATGCTCGGCGTTGGTGGTGATCAAAAAAACTCAGACAAGGAATGTGGTATTTCGTATATTGTGATAGAAAAATATAAGACTCATGAAGAAGACACAATTATTAGAAACCATTCAAGATATGCCGGAAGAATTTTCTGTAGATGAATTAATGGAAAGATTGATGATTTTACAGAAAATAGAAGAAGGCCAACAGCAAATACAGGCAGGACAATTCTACACAGAGGAAGAAGCTAAAAAGAAATTGGAAAAATGGTTAAAGTAATATGGGCAGAACGAGCCATAGATGATTTGACTAGTATAGCAGAATACAGTAGCAGATATTCGGAAAAATACGCTTCCTCTATTGTCTCCAAACTCTTCAACAAAGTAAATATCTTGAAGAAAATGCCTAAGATTGGTAGGATAGTGCCTGAAAAGAATGATGAAAATGTCAGGGAATTGATAGAGGGCAATTACAGAATCATCTATGAGATCAGAGGAGAAGAGAGGATAGAAGTACTAATGGTGCATCATTCGTCCAGACCGTTAGAAAATGTTTGAGTAAAAAATGACCACCACCAACAAAATGCAAGCCCGACCTCGCTTCGCTGCGACCAGGGCCTGCCCATAACGTTGGTGGCTAGCATAAGAAAATGAAAAGTAAAAAATTGATAGGATACATATTAATTTTGATTGGATTGATTTTCTGCATTAGAACAATCCAATACGGATACGAATATGTCTCTTGGCAGGTAATAAGTCAGTATGGAACAACTTTGAATGCAAAAGTTATAGCTACAAATTGTGAAGATTCTGGAATAGTAAAATTTGAATTATTAGAAGTGGGAAAAATTATATTCCAAGAGGTAGAAAGTGATTGTGGGATATTCAGTGTTGGAGAAGAGTATTCATTTCTGCATCATGAATTTTATCCCAATAAATACTTATTCATAAATGAGACACGGTCACCTATAGCCGGAGCCATTGCAATATTGATTTCAATACTTTTTGTTTTACCAGGAATATTAATGTTAAAGTAAAGCCAGCCACCAACAGCTCAGCGTGCATGCTTCGGCTAAAGCCTTCGCCGTCCGCTGCGCAACCGTTGGCAGTGATCATGAAGTTTTCTTTGGAGGAGGATTCTCACGCACGATCTTGTAAAGCGTAGATTTAGAGATATGGAACATCTCCAGAATTTCTGCAATGCTATGATCTTTATCATGGTAGAGTTTGATGAGTAGCTTCTGCTTTTTTTTATCCAAGGCAGGAGGGCGCCCACCCATTCTACCCCGAGCTCTTGCAGACAATAAGCCAGCTTGAGTCCTTTCCCTGATCAAGTTACGTTCAAATTCTGCAAGAGCTCCGAACATGTGGAAGATAAGCTTTCCTCCTGAGGTTGTAGTATCAATAGATTCCTGTAGACTCTTAAAAGAAACACCTTCACTCTCTAACCAGGTGACCCACTCAATCAAATTCCTCAAGGTCCTACCTAAACGATCCAGTCTCCAAACCACCAAAGTATCTCCAGCTCTGAGCTGCTCCCGAAGTTTGTCAAGACCTGGCCGCTCGGCTCTGGCACCGGAAATAGTATCTTCAAAGATGCGTTCGCATCCCGCTTTTTGTAAAGCATCTTTTTGTAGGTTGAGGTTCTGGTCAACGGTAGAGACTCTAGCATATCCAATAAGCATATAAAAATGAGATCTTAAAGTTTACTTCTTCATTAACCCTGGCAAGTTACAAAGAAGATATCTGAAAAGTACGAAAAGCCTGCTCTATAACCAGCTTGTCATACTTTGATTTACCAACCGAGTTATTGCACAGAGGGGGTAAGAGCAAAAATTGGCATTGAAGAGCGTAAGAGCACTTTTAGAAAAAGGGGCAAAAGGGCAGGGTAGGGTGTGCGAGAAAGGGACCTTTTTAGGAAGGACAAGACAAACATACCCGTTTCCTGCTGAATACTTTCATTGGGTTAAAAACTTGATAACTAAGTGTGAAGAAGAAAATATATGAGGAGTAGAATTACACATCATTTGTTGTTGTGCTTAAAAACTACTTTATCATCACTTTGCGAAGTTTCAGTAAGCATAAGTTTGTTACTTTCATCAATATTATAGGTCAAAATTTAGCACCTATTTACCTAATTTTCTTACTCTACTAGAAATAGCTTATAATAAGAAAATGTATAAAGTCTGAATAAGCTTAATTGAGATTCTAATTTAGAATTATGAAAGATTACGCTTTGATTTGCTTTCTAGTACTTATGTGCATTCTTTCATCATGCAGTGAAGACGCTGAGTCTCCAACAATTCCAAGTATTAGAATTTTAATTAATGAACAGGAAGCTGACACTTATCAAGTTCAGGCAAGTGATACGCTGGTAATTGAGGGTACTTTGCACTACGAATATGGAGAAAAACAATATATCCGTACTTATATAGATGATCTTCCGATTTCTAATACACTTCTTAGCGAAGAAATAAATCCTTGGACGTATGAGCATAAAATATATATGCCTGAAGATGCTGAAGGCACATACCAGTATTTAGTTGAATATATTGATCAGGATGAAGTGGTATTACAAAAATCAGTAGATCTGATTGTACCTTAATCTAAATTACTACTGTTATTGTGCTTCATTGACTAAGCTAACCCAACTACTGCTTTTTTGAGGAATGAGTTGTTCTCCTTGTTGACATAAGTAGCTTAGTGTCCAATAGTAAGTACCAGATGGAGCCAGATCTTTGTGTGCAATACGGCCATCCCATTGAGCTTCTGCATCCTGTCCGCTATACAGTAGTTTTCCCCAGCGCTTATAGATTTGTAAGCGCATGTTTTGAATACGATGGTGGTTTGGCATAATAAATACATCATTGTAACCATCAGCATTTGGGGTAAAGACATTGGCGGGAAGGAGTTCACAGTCGCAGTTCTCACTACGAAGAGTCAGGTGATATTGGGTAGTAAAGCAGTGGTTTTCTATCGTTACAGAGTAATCTCCAGCTTTGCTAAAGTTTCTTTGTGGGGAAGTATCGCCATCCTGCCAGTCTTTATGTAGACGGGCCCATATTATTAAAATGATTTTATTTAACTATTCAAATTTTAAGTTGTATTTTGTTTATTTGAAGGTGTAACACTACTCACTCCAATGCTAGCCTTTGAATGGAACTTATCAATGTCATTAATATAATATGGATTGCGGGTTTTACCCCTATTCTCTTACTTGTGACAATTGATAGAATCAATACTTACAAAGTAAAAAGAGCGCTGAGGCAAGAAAAGCAAAAAGAGTATAACAAATCACTTCATGCCCATACTTCCAGAAAAGCTATTTATACCCATATTTCCAAAGGTCATTCTTTCTTTTCCATAATAGGGTAAAAGAAAAGCCTGGAGAGAATCAGGCCCCAGGCTCATCATGGTATAACTTACGAGATTGAATAATACTGTAAATATCGCAAGTATAGCGGACTTTTCATTACGCAGTTCTTGGGTAAACTTACCTGGTAAGAAAAAAGTAAGGTAGCCACAACGGAGTTGCCACAATGCAGCTGCTCTTCTTGGTCTTTGAGCTGTTGATAAAGGTTATACAACACTGCAATACTACAAAGAAAGATTAGAGGAAAAGTTAAGGCAGGGTTACCATACTGTTATCAAAAGCAAAAGCCCGGCTCTTTATGCGATGGGATGCCGGGCTTTTATTTATTTATCGTCAGTTTTGAAATACCAAGTACGCTATTGGTGCGATAAAATGCCGCTGCAAATGCGTGACAATATTACGGTGTAATGTATAGCAGATAGATGTAAAATCTTTAAAGTGTTATAATTATTCTTATGTTAAATAATTCTCCTTCAGTCATTTATATTTCATATATTTAGTCTCGGAAATCATAACGTGACTTGCTACTATTACCAGTCTAAGGTAAGTCACAGAAGGCAGCTCTTTCTGAGGGCTGCTTTCTTTTTTTTGATACTTTCCTGTGGTTCTATAATGAGATAATTTACACTTGAAGAAAAAGAATTTTTTATTGAAGCGAAGCAAATTTATGATAAACAATGTAATAGGCCAGTCTCAGAATATCTAAATCCTGTATGGATAGCTTTCGTAGCTATCATGGTTGGCTCTTAGTAGTCGGGTGGAGAAGAAATGCTAAAGTCAACCAAGTTTTAAAAGAGAAAGAAGATTATAAAAAAAAGCCCAGGAGGGTATGTTCCGCATATATTCCCGGGCTTAATCATGTTAAACAAAACTTATGCATGACATCCCTTTTTGGGGATACTGTAAATATCGCAAGTGTAGCGTACTTTTCATTACGCAGTTCTTGCGTAAGCTTACCAGGTAAGAAAAAAATGGAGTTGCCACAACGGAGTTGCCACAATGCAGCTGCTCTTCTTAGGCTTTGAGCTAAAGCATTTAGAACGATTTGGAAAATTAAGTCCTGACCATTTCCCGATCTACGCTGAACTAGTACTGATCTCAGGGAAGTGATGAGTATGGGTAATTAAAATTCAGTATTTACCAACTTTTCGTAGCAAAATCAGCTTAGTGATGCATTTAATGGCTAATCGTAAGCATTGTATAAGTTCTATGCCTTCGGTATAGTCTACTTTTAATAAGACTTATTATTTGCATTTAAACGTTTACAAGAAATTTTTACTTAACTTAAAATTTACAAATTAAAAATTTCTTCAAATAGATAAATTTTATTCTTTTCAGTGTCAATCTCTATTTCTTGCCCCTTGTATCTGAGATTACATTTACCACCTTTATTAGATATAAGCTTGCCATTGACCAATTGTTGGTTTTTCCATTCCATCCGTATTTCAAAATCCCCTCTGGCTTTAAGTCCTGAAACGCTGCCCTCTTTCCATGCTGAAGGTAAAGCTGGTAAAAGTTCAATCTCATTGGTATGTGATTGGATCAACATTTCAGCTATACCTGCGGTGCTGCCCATATTGCCATCAAGCTGAAAAGGAGGGTGAGCACATAACAGATTTCTGTAAGAACCACCACCGTCGCTCATATTGTAGCCTTTATCAGTAACCGGGGTAAGTACTTTCTTCAGGAGTTTGTAAGCTCTGTCCCCATCCTTAAGTCTAGCCCAAAAAGATACTTTCCAAGCTAGTGACCAACCTGTTCCTTCATCGCCACGAGCATTGAGGCTTATTTTTGCTGCTTCAGCCAAACCAGGAGTTTCTTTTACTGTAATTTGTTTTCCCGGATGGAGAGCAAACAGGTGAGATACATGCCTATGATGATTTTGGGGATCATCTATATCCTCTTTCCATTCCTGCAATTGCCCCCAGTGTCCTATCTGCGGAGATAGAATTTGATCACGTATAACTTCTACTTGATTCTTAAAATCGCTTTCAATACCTAAAACTTCACAGGCGAGCACACAGTTATTCAGAAGATCCCAGGCCATTTGATGATCCATAGAAGCTCCGGTAGAGATGCCTCCATGCTCAGGAGAATAGGATGGACTTGAAACCAGATATCCATCTTCATCTTCTGTCAGATAATCTATCCAGAACAGTGCTGCTTCTTTCATAATGGGAAATGCCTGCTCTTGCAGATAAGTGGTATCCTGTGTAAATGCATAGTGTTCCCACAAATGCTGACAGAGCCATGCCGCACCACCAGGATAAAAACCCCAGGGAAAATCCCAGCCGGGTGCAGTAAATCCAAAAGGATTGTTCATGGTATTAACAACCCAGCCTCTGGTCCCAAAATGTTCTTTAGCAGCCAGTTGACCTGGTTCCACTAGTGTCTCTATATAATCAAGCAGGGGTTTATGACATTCAGATAAATTGGTGACTTCCGCTGGCCAGTACAGCATTTGCTCATTGATATCAAAATGGTAATCATTGGCCCAGGGAGGATTAGTGCTGTTGTTCCACTTACCCTGAAGATTGAGGGGCATAGTGCCCGGGCGTGATCCTGAAATCATGAGATATCTTCCGTACTGGAAATATAGAACCTCTAATCCGGTATCATCATTCCCTTCAGCATAAGCGATTTGTCTTTCATCTGTAGGAAGGCTATCATAAGATATGTCACCCAGCTTTAGCTTAACCGAATGGAACAGGGGCTGATAATCAGACAAATGTTCTCTTGATAGTGCCTCAAAATCTAAACCTTCAACGGTTTCAAGAACGTTAGCATTCTGAATCTGATAGTTATTTCCTTTATAAGTGGGAAAATCAGGAAGGTAATCAGTGGCTGCTGTATGGATAATGGTCAGGGATTTAGCTTTGTTGACAATAATTTCTCCAGCACTAAATTTTACTTCTCCTTCAGGACTTATGACATGATAACTTGTGGCAAAGCGCATCCCGTTGTCTTTGACCTCCCCTTCAAATGAATAGGTATGCTCAACAAATTTGTCGTTGATTTTATGGTGAGGCGTTTCATAACGAATGTGATACGTTTGACCTTCAGCATGCGTATTAGAGAAATGATAAACCATGACTCTTTTAGGATAGTTACCAAAGAAGACACGCTCATGTTGTACGTCTCCAGCCTGGAAACTGACTTTTCCTACTCCTTTATTTAAATCAAGTTCACGAAAGTAGTTTTTCACCTCACCTTCATTATCAACTCTGATGAAAAGATCACCCATAGTTTGCTGTGAGCCAAAATCACCAAAAGCTTGCTCAGAATCTTCTTTTTTATGAATTTCTCCGGTCATCTCCTGATTAGCTAACTGATGGGCTTCCTCCATTTTACCCTCTTTTAACAAAGCTCTCACTTCAGGAAGATACTGTGCTGCTCCTTCACGGATGCCAAAGTGGTAGTCCTTATGAGAGCCGGGTCCTCCTGCCCAAAGCGATTCCTCGGTAAACTGTATGCGTTCTTCATCAGGATCACCAAAAAACATGGCACCCATATAACCATTACCAATTGGTAGTGCCTCCAGCATCCAGTCCTCAGCAGGTTCATCATACCATAGTCTGAGAGGCGAAAGACCTGTTGAAGCCTTGGAGATTTGGTTTTCGGGAGTGGGTTGACAGGCCAGTAAGCTGTAGATAAGAAATAGGTATGTATAAGAAAATGATCTGGAAAAATACATTGGAGATTAAAGGAATGTTAGGAATTTAATTAGAAATGATATTTTGAGAATTGAGAAATTTGAAAGGCTTCACTACCTAGATGATATTGGTAGCGAAGCCCTAAATACAGTTTTACTTACTGATAATCAGGGTTCTGGTCTAATTCTCCCTGACTTTTATCTATTTCGGCTTGAGGTAGGGGCCATTGATAAAATCTTTCTTCAAAGGTATAGAAGAGCACCCCATCTTCCACCCCATTCAGCACCTCATCGGCAATTCTCCAACGTTTCAAGTCATAGTAGCGTAGTCCCTCAAATGCCAATTCTACCCTACGTTCATGCCTAATTCTTTCTCTCATTTCTTCTTGACTTAATCCCAGAGGGAGATCAGGCATATTTACTCTGCTTCTGACAGCGTTGATGGCAT comes from Catalinimonas alkaloidigena and encodes:
- a CDS encoding tyrosine-type recombinase/integrase, which gives rise to MEGLKEKRVVLPSIEQPKDLPVILSKEEMRRLLLAPNLMRHRLIIGMLYSCGLRCFELCGLHIKDVDFDRLAVHVRRGKGRKDRYLPLSKHLARGLQIYLKNENPHQWLFNGKEEDGQKMPLSQKGIWWVVSHARKKAGLAKEVTTHMLRHTYATHLLEDGLDILSIKELLGHAHIETTLIYLHVSQMGRRKPFSPMDTLYPDK
- a CDS encoding type II toxin-antitoxin system RelE/ParE family toxin, which codes for MVKVIWAERAIDDLTSIAEYSSRYSEKYASSIVSKLFNKVNILKKMPKIGRIVPEKNDENVRELIEGNYRIIYEIRGEERIEVLMVHHSSRPLENV
- a CDS encoding recombinase family protein, with translation MLIGYARVSTVDQNLNLQKDALQKAGCERIFEDTISGARAERPGLDKLREQLRAGDTLVVWRLDRLGRTLRNLIEWVTWLESEGVSFKSLQESIDTTTSGGKLIFHMFGALAEFERNLIRERTQAGLLSARARGRMGGRPPALDKKKQKLLIKLYHDKDHSIAEILEMFHISKSTLYKIVRENPPPKKTS
- a CDS encoding gliding motility-associated C-terminal domain-containing protein, which encodes MPNHHRIQNMRLQIYKRWGKLLYSGQDAEAQWDGRIAHKDLAPSGTYYWTLSYLCQQGEQLIPQKSSSWVSLVNEAQ
- a CDS encoding glycoside hydrolase family 95 protein — protein: MYFSRSFSYTYLFLIYSLLACQPTPENQISKASTGLSPLRLWYDEPAEDWMLEALPIGNGYMGAMFFGDPDEERIQFTEESLWAGGPGSHKDYHFGIREGAAQYLPEVRALLKEGKMEEAHQLANQEMTGEIHKKEDSEQAFGDFGSQQTMGDLFIRVDNEGEVKNYFRELDLNKGVGKVSFQAGDVQHERVFFGNYPKRVMVYHFSNTHAEGQTYHIRYETPHHKINDKFVEHTYSFEGEVKDNGMRFATSYHVISPEGEVKFSAGEIIVNKAKSLTIIHTAATDYLPDFPTYKGNNYQIQNANVLETVEGLDFEALSREHLSDYQPLFHSVKLKLGDISYDSLPTDERQIAYAEGNDDTGLEVLYFQYGRYLMISGSRPGTMPLNLQGKWNNSTNPPWANDYHFDINEQMLYWPAEVTNLSECHKPLLDYIETLVEPGQLAAKEHFGTRGWVVNTMNNPFGFTAPGWDFPWGFYPGGAAWLCQHLWEHYAFTQDTTYLQEQAFPIMKEAALFWIDYLTEDEDGYLVSSPSYSPEHGGISTGASMDHQMAWDLLNNCVLACEVLGIESDFKNQVEVIRDQILSPQIGHWGQLQEWKEDIDDPQNHHRHVSHLFALHPGKQITVKETPGLAEAAKISLNARGDEGTGWSLAWKVSFWARLKDGDRAYKLLKKVLTPVTDKGYNMSDGGGSYRNLLCAHPPFQLDGNMGSTAGIAEMLIQSHTNEIELLPALPSAWKEGSVSGLKARGDFEIRMEWKNQQLVNGKLISNKGGKCNLRYKGQEIEIDTEKNKIYLFEEIFNL
- a CDS encoding RagB/SusD family nutrient uptake outer membrane protein, which translates into the protein AINAVRSRVNMPDLPLGLSQEEMRERIRHERRVELAFEGLRYYDLKRWRIADEVLNGVEDGVLFYTFEERFYQWPLPQAEIDKSQGELDQNPDYQ